Proteins encoded together in one Eublepharis macularius isolate TG4126 chromosome 2, MPM_Emac_v1.0, whole genome shotgun sequence window:
- the CCND1 gene encoding G1/S-specific cyclin-D1 isoform X2 — translation MEHQLLCCEVETIRRAYLDANLLNDRVLQTMLKAEETCSPSVSYFKCVQKEILPYMRKIVATWMLEVCEEQKCEEEVFPLAMNYLDRYLSFEPLKKSRLQLLGATCMFVASKMKETIPLTAEKLCIYTDNSIRPNELLQMELLLVNKLKWNLAAMTPHDFIEHFLAKMPVAEDSKQIIRKHAQTFVALCATEEGFLLVRRERRGMAKEPGVKYGHSTCSFEQKPAVCCCEKQHILELGILIL, via the exons aTGGAACATCAGCTGCTCTGCTGTGAAGTGGAAACCATCCGGAGAGCATATCTGGACGCCAACCTTCTCAATGACAGGGTCTTGCAGACTATGCTGAAAGCGGAGGAGACCTGCTCGCCCTCGGTCTCCTACTTCAAGTGCGTGCAGAAGGAGATCTTACCATATATGAGGAAAATAGTGGCcacttggatgttggag GTTTGTGAGGAACAGAAATGTGAAGAGGAGGTTTTTCCTTTGGCTATGAATTATTTGGACCGATACCTCTCCTTTGAACCCCTCAAGAAGAGCCGTTTGCAACTTCTGGGAGCTACCTGTATGTTTGTGGCTTCAAAAATGAAGGAGACTATTCCTCTAACTGCAGAAAAATTGTGCATTTACACTGACAACTCCATTAGACCCAACGAATTACTG CAAATGGAACTGCTTCTGGTGAATAAGCTGAAATGGAATCTGGCAGCAATGACCCCTCATGATTTTATTGAACATTTTCTAGCTAAAATGCCTGTGGCAGAAGACAGCAAGCAGATCATCCGTAAACACGCCCAGACTTTTGTGGCTCTATGTGCTACAG aagAAGGATTCCTTCTAGTGAGGCGAGAACGACGTGGAATGGCAAAAGAACCAGGAGTCAAATATGGCCACAGCACGTGCTCTTTCGAGCAGAAGCCTGCAGTATGCTGCTGTGAAAAGCAACACATACTAGAACTGGGGATACTGATTTTGTGA